In uncultured Ilyobacter sp., a genomic segment contains:
- a CDS encoding dicarboxylate/amino acid:cation symporter: MKKMQLTTKIFIGLLLGAIIGAMLYPVREVPFVHDYVIGFGFHLVGKIFMNSIKMMVVPLVFFSLIMGTTSITDIKKLGRIGTKTLSFYLGTTALAITIALGLANLVNPGKGLDLGTIESSAFSVKESKTFVNVLIDMVPTNPVAAMANGNMLQIIVFSILCGVALTMLGKKSEKLIAICSDINDMVLKIVEIIMLFAPIGVFGLIGKTFATLGYGAMKPLLVYMLTVIGALLIHALFTYQGLLFAFARYNPITFFKKFAPAISVAFSTSSSGATIPVTMDTLLTRFKVPKDITSFTIPLGATVNMDGTAIMQGVATVFIAQVYGVNLGPADYLAVILTATLASVGTAGVPGVGLIMLSMVLTQVGIPVEGIGLIMGVDRILDMTRTAVNITGDAVCTLIVAKTEGELLPEEELEVA, translated from the coding sequence ATGAAAAAAATGCAGCTGACAACAAAAATTTTCATCGGCCTGCTTCTAGGAGCAATTATCGGAGCTATGCTTTATCCTGTGAGAGAAGTTCCATTTGTACATGACTATGTAATAGGATTTGGTTTCCATCTTGTTGGTAAAATCTTTATGAATTCTATTAAAATGATGGTTGTACCATTGGTATTCTTCTCGTTAATAATGGGAACTACTTCAATAACCGACATCAAAAAACTCGGTAGAATAGGTACAAAAACTCTTAGTTTCTATCTTGGTACAACTGCACTAGCTATCACAATAGCACTTGGACTTGCCAATTTGGTAAATCCAGGTAAGGGATTAGATCTTGGAACTATCGAATCATCAGCATTTTCTGTAAAAGAATCCAAAACATTTGTTAATGTTCTAATTGACATGGTTCCTACTAACCCAGTAGCAGCTATGGCAAACGGTAACATGCTTCAAATAATTGTCTTTTCAATTTTATGTGGTGTTGCCCTTACAATGTTAGGTAAAAAATCAGAAAAATTAATAGCAATTTGTTCTGACATCAATGACATGGTTTTAAAAATAGTTGAAATTATAATGTTATTCGCACCAATCGGTGTTTTCGGTCTTATCGGTAAAACCTTTGCAACTCTTGGATACGGAGCTATGAAGCCACTTTTAGTTTATATGCTTACTGTAATAGGTGCTCTACTTATACATGCACTATTTACTTATCAAGGATTACTCTTCGCTTTTGCAAGATATAACCCTATTACATTCTTCAAGAAATTTGCACCTGCAATATCTGTAGCTTTCTCTACATCTAGTAGTGGTGCTACTATTCCAGTAACAATGGATACTCTTTTGACTAGATTTAAAGTACCAAAAGATATAACTTCTTTCACTATCCCACTTGGAGCTACTGTTAATATGGACGGAACTGCTATAATGCAGGGAGTTGCTACAGTATTTATCGCTCAAGTGTATGGTGTAAATCTTGGCCCTGCTGATTATCTTGCAGTAATTCTTACAGCTACTCTGGCATCTGTTGGTACTGCTGGTGTTCCTGGTGTAGGACTAATCATGCTGTCTATGGTTCTTACTCAAGTAGGAATTCCTGTCGAAGGAATCGGACTGATCATGGGTGTTGACAGAATCCTAGACATGACTAGAACTGCTGTTAATATCACTGGTGATGCTGTTTGTACTCTGATCGTTGCAAAAACAGAAGGAGAACTTCTTCCTGAAGAGGAGTTAGAAGTAGCATAA
- a CDS encoding MerR family transcriptional regulator: protein MNIDEVAKHFHITKSKLRYYEKNGVIRKIARDKNDNRVYTKDDLLWIEFFLNLKETGMSLKEIKHYISLKKGGMKTVDERKKILLDHVELIEEKIQELIVTREDLQEQIKKYDEEKGMCIIKCSSDTKD from the coding sequence ATGAATATAGATGAGGTAGCAAAACATTTTCATATAACAAAATCCAAACTAAGATATTATGAAAAAAACGGCGTAATCAGAAAGATTGCCAGAGACAAGAACGACAACAGAGTTTACACGAAAGATGATCTGTTATGGATAGAATTCTTTTTAAATCTAAAGGAAACTGGAATGTCCTTAAAAGAAATAAAGCATTATATCTCTCTGAAAAAAGGCGGAATGAAAACAGTGGATGAAAGAAAAAAGATTCTTCTTGATCATGTGGAGCTTATAGAAGAAAAAATACAGGAGCTTATTGTTACAAGGGAAGATCTTCAGGAGCAGATCAAAAAATATGATGAAGAAAAGGGAATGTGTATAATAAAATGTTCGTCAGATACAAAAGATTAA
- a CDS encoding CGGC domain-containing protein, with amino-acid sequence MDIKLAAIIQCEKAKNRCSGYACTDSFYKKINSFNDYSSETQYISFTCGGCNGKGVGPKINNLVRRMPKLADIKNSEIAVHLSSCIVLDNRHSDRCSNVDYMKSIIKKAGLKTIIEGTYISKTAQKKRESGVYKKYTQ; translated from the coding sequence TTGGATATAAAATTAGCAGCGATAATTCAGTGTGAAAAAGCAAAAAATAGATGCAGTGGATATGCATGCACTGATTCATTTTATAAAAAAATAAATTCATTTAATGACTACAGCAGTGAAACTCAGTACATTTCTTTTACATGTGGAGGTTGTAACGGGAAAGGAGTAGGTCCAAAGATAAACAATCTAGTTCGAAGAATGCCAAAACTAGCAGATATAAAAAACAGTGAAATAGCAGTACATCTTTCTTCGTGTATTGTCTTAGATAACCGTCATTCAGACAGATGCTCAAATGTGGATTATATGAAATCCATAATAAAAAAAGCAGGGCTTAAAACAATAATAGAGGGAACTTATATAAGTAAAACTGCCCAGAAGAAAAGGGAATCGGGAGTATATAAAAAGTATACCCAATAA
- a CDS encoding response regulator, with protein MNFYIVDDDPGIQKILKNILIKNKLGEIVGTANEGAKAIEDIKILKPDIVLADLLLPKVDGIGIVNALRNTDIDTNFIMISEVRSPEMISRAYESGVEFFITKPINVVEVLSVIKKVQEKIKMSNVIASFESAFKSMDMLRNNPQKTTPEKNDIRKEINIVLGELGILGDLGCNDISDGILWIKDQSDKSKQQYKLSDVYNFLKTVHEKNEGVEINTSTIEQRIRRTITKVLQNISNLGIEDYGNEIFLKYSGTIFDFKEVRKQMDFERGKSPYCGKISVKKFFEGILLMLKI; from the coding sequence ATGAACTTTTATATAGTCGATGATGACCCCGGAATACAGAAAATATTGAAAAATATATTGATTAAAAATAAACTTGGAGAAATAGTAGGGACAGCAAATGAGGGAGCAAAGGCTATAGAAGATATCAAAATCTTAAAGCCCGATATTGTACTAGCTGACCTTCTTCTTCCAAAGGTTGACGGAATAGGAATAGTAAATGCTCTCAGAAACACCGATATTGACACAAATTTTATAATGATCTCTGAAGTCAGGTCTCCTGAGATGATCTCTAGAGCCTATGAAAGTGGAGTTGAGTTTTTTATAACTAAACCTATAAATGTAGTAGAGGTTCTATCTGTAATAAAAAAGGTACAGGAAAAAATAAAGATGTCAAATGTAATAGCCTCCTTTGAGAGTGCCTTTAAAAGTATGGATATGCTACGAAATAACCCTCAAAAGACGACACCTGAAAAAAACGATATTCGAAAAGAGATAAATATAGTTTTAGGAGAGCTTGGAATATTAGGTGATCTTGGCTGTAATGATATCTCCGACGGAATCCTATGGATAAAAGATCAATCTGACAAATCCAAACAGCAATATAAACTTTCCGATGTCTATAACTTTCTAAAGACGGTACATGAAAAAAACGAGGGTGTAGAGATAAATACAAGCACAATAGAGCAAAGAATCCGAAGGACAATAACTAAAGTTCTTCAGAATATCTCTAATCTGGGTATAGAGGACTATGGAAATGAGATATTTTTAAAGTATTCAGGAACTATTTTTGATTTTAAAGAAGTTCGTAAACAAATGGATTTTGAAAGAGGTAAATCTCCCTACTGCGGAAAAATTAGTGTAAAAAAGTTCTTTGAAGGTATTTTACTGATGCTAAAAATTTAG
- a CDS encoding thioesterase family protein: protein MFISKYKVRISDINYGGHMGNERALVAFQQARIEWLETLGLSEISIGEDKGLIQRRANVEYLKEVSLGEVLDIKICPAEIKGSYFVLAHEVINQEGVRVLTGNVTLGSFDYNSKKLARIPSKLKEILEKEIVIKG, encoded by the coding sequence ATGTTTATAAGTAAGTACAAAGTAAGAATCTCGGATATAAACTACGGAGGACATATGGGGAACGAAAGGGCTTTAGTGGCCTTTCAGCAAGCTAGGATAGAGTGGTTAGAGACTCTTGGGCTGTCAGAGATTAGTATAGGGGAAGATAAAGGTTTAATCCAAAGAAGGGCCAATGTGGAATATCTAAAAGAGGTTTCTTTAGGAGAGGTTCTAGATATTAAAATCTGCCCTGCTGAAATTAAAGGAAGTTATTTCGTACTTGCGCACGAGGTCATAAACCAAGAGGGTGTTAGAGTGTTGACGGGAAATGTTACCCTTGGATCCTTTGATTATAATAGCAAGAAACTGGCTAGAATACCTAGTAAACTCAAAGAAATACTAGAAAAAGAGATAGTCATAAAAGGATAG
- a CDS encoding iron-containing alcohol dehydrogenase — protein sequence MLNFSFYNPTNIVFGKDQITNLDSLVPKNAKILITYGGGSVKRFGTLDKVKEELGKSEREIFEFGGIEANPKFETLMKAVEIARNEKIDFLLAVGGGSVMDGTKFIAIASVADEYLGRESELLKFGFKPIPVEGAIPFGTVVTLPATGSEMNNGAVITNGINKLPIFSKFTFPKFSILDPTLTYTLPATQVANGVVDTFIHTVEQYVTYPVNAGFQDRTSEGILQTLIEVGKETIENPTNYDARANLVWCATMALNGLIGSGVPQDWTTHMIGHEITALFGLDHAKTLAVVQPAIWKVRKSEKHEKLLQYAERVWNIKDGSEDEKIDKAILKTEEFFHSLGIKTKLSDYNIGEGDIQKIINSLKNHGMTALSESKEVTLEVSKEILKRAL from the coding sequence ATGTTAAATTTTAGTTTTTATAATCCAACCAATATAGTTTTCGGTAAAGATCAGATAACCAACTTAGACAGTCTGGTACCGAAAAATGCAAAAATTCTTATCACATATGGAGGTGGCTCTGTAAAAAGATTTGGGACACTAGATAAAGTCAAGGAGGAGCTTGGAAAATCTGAAAGAGAAATATTTGAGTTTGGAGGTATAGAGGCCAATCCAAAATTTGAAACTCTGATGAAAGCCGTAGAAATAGCTAGAAATGAAAAGATTGATTTCCTTCTTGCTGTAGGAGGAGGTTCTGTAATGGATGGAACAAAATTTATAGCTATAGCCTCTGTTGCAGATGAGTACCTTGGAAGAGAGAGTGAACTTTTAAAATTTGGATTCAAGCCTATCCCGGTAGAAGGAGCCATACCCTTTGGTACTGTAGTCACTCTTCCTGCCACAGGTTCTGAGATGAATAACGGAGCTGTAATAACCAATGGAATAAATAAGCTTCCTATATTCAGCAAATTCACATTCCCTAAATTTTCAATACTTGATCCTACTCTTACATACACTCTTCCTGCTACACAGGTTGCAAATGGTGTTGTGGATACATTCATCCACACTGTAGAACAATACGTAACATATCCAGTAAATGCAGGTTTTCAGGACAGGACTTCAGAAGGGATACTTCAGACTCTTATAGAGGTGGGAAAAGAAACCATAGAAAATCCTACAAATTATGATGCTAGAGCTAACCTTGTATGGTGTGCCACTATGGCCTTAAACGGCCTCATCGGTTCAGGAGTTCCTCAGGACTGGACTACTCATATGATAGGGCACGAAATAACAGCCTTGTTTGGTTTAGACCACGCTAAAACCCTGGCAGTAGTTCAGCCAGCAATATGGAAGGTAAGAAAATCAGAAAAACATGAAAAACTTCTGCAATACGCTGAGAGAGTGTGGAATATAAAAGACGGCAGCGAAGATGAAAAAATAGATAAGGCGATCTTAAAAACTGAGGAATTTTTCCACAGCCTTGGGATAAAAACAAAACTTTCAGATTACAATATAGGGGAAGGAGACATCCAAAAGATTATCAATTCCTTGAAAAATCATGGAATGACAGCCTTGTCAGAAAGTAAAGAGGTTACTTTAGAAGTTTCTAAAGAAATTTTAAAAAGAGCTTTATAA
- a CDS encoding FAD-dependent protein — protein sequence MKVAINNIMVFIEKDQEKALIKEIEKRGIRKNNIGHIEYEKKSIDSRKKKDIKLVYNITVTLEKELDINRLNNVSLINEKIFPKRRAKEEKGTIAIIGTGPAGLFAALRLCEYGYEPLIFERGKKVDERHKSVDLFYTMDQLDEDSNIQFGEGGAGTYSDGKLNTRIKSEYISKVFKELVDHGAQKEIMWDYKPHVGTDVLKDVVKNLREKITSMGGKFYFETKMTDIEAVNGKVRKIEVQNKNKGKESIEVDHLLLCIGHSARDTYQMLYNRGVYMENKAFAVGARIEHPRADIDRMQYGDYADHPLLGAATYNMAYNNKAEERGVFSFCMCPGGEIVNAASEKGGTLVNGMSYSTRDGEFSNSALVVAVKENEFGEELFSGMKFQRELEKKAYDTISNYGALYQRAEDFLKNQKSSMEIESSYKMRLESHNLNDFFPEFISRNMKMALEHWGKNKYFLSSKANLIGPETRTSAPVRITRKESGDSVSVQGLYPVGEGAGYAGGIMSAAVDGLKIVDLVFTEVVE from the coding sequence ATGAAGGTCGCAATAAACAACATAATGGTCTTTATAGAAAAAGATCAAGAAAAGGCTCTTATTAAAGAGATAGAAAAACGTGGAATAAGAAAAAATAATATAGGCCATATAGAATATGAAAAAAAATCTATAGACAGCAGAAAGAAAAAAGATATCAAGCTTGTGTATAATATCACTGTAACACTTGAAAAAGAACTGGACATAAATAGGCTGAATAACGTCTCCCTGATAAATGAAAAAATCTTTCCCAAAAGAAGGGCAAAAGAAGAAAAGGGTACTATAGCCATTATAGGAACAGGCCCTGCTGGACTTTTTGCAGCTTTAAGGTTATGTGAATATGGCTATGAACCTCTTATCTTTGAAAGAGGGAAAAAAGTAGATGAAAGACATAAGTCAGTGGATCTTTTTTATACTATGGACCAGCTAGATGAGGACTCTAATATACAGTTTGGAGAGGGAGGAGCTGGGACCTATTCTGACGGAAAGCTTAATACAAGGATAAAAAGTGAGTATATAAGCAAGGTCTTTAAGGAACTGGTAGATCACGGGGCTCAAAAGGAGATTATGTGGGACTATAAACCTCACGTGGGAACAGATGTATTAAAAGACGTGGTAAAAAACCTCAGAGAAAAGATTACCTCAATGGGAGGTAAATTTTACTTTGAGACTAAAATGACGGATATAGAGGCGGTAAACGGTAAGGTCAGGAAGATAGAGGTGCAGAATAAGAATAAAGGCAAAGAGAGTATAGAGGTGGATCACCTTCTTCTCTGCATAGGACATTCTGCAAGAGATACGTATCAGATGCTTTATAACAGGGGAGTATACATGGAGAACAAGGCTTTTGCAGTGGGAGCCCGTATAGAGCACCCGAGAGCTGATATAGACAGAATGCAGTACGGTGACTATGCTGACCATCCTCTCTTGGGAGCTGCAACTTACAATATGGCTTATAATAACAAGGCTGAAGAAAGAGGGGTATTCTCTTTTTGCATGTGTCCTGGAGGAGAGATTGTAAATGCAGCCTCTGAGAAAGGAGGAACACTTGTAAACGGTATGAGTTATTCCACAAGAGACGGTGAATTTTCCAATTCTGCTCTAGTAGTTGCTGTAAAAGAAAATGAGTTTGGAGAAGAACTTTTTTCTGGGATGAAGTTTCAGAGAGAACTTGAAAAAAAAGCCTATGATACTATCTCAAACTATGGAGCCCTCTATCAGCGGGCAGAAGATTTTCTGAAAAATCAAAAAAGTAGTATGGAGATAGAGTCTAGCTATAAAATGAGGCTAGAATCTCATAATTTAAATGATTTTTTCCCTGAGTTTATCAGTAGGAATATGAAAATGGCTCTCGAACACTGGGGTAAAAACAAATATTTTCTATCATCAAAAGCAAATTTAATCGGACCAGAGACTAGAACCTCTGCTCCTGTAAGGATTACCAGAAAAGAATCTGGAGACTCTGTAAGTGTCCAAGGTCTTTACCCTGTAGGAGAGGGTGCTGGTTATGCCGGAGGGATAATGAGTGCCGCTGTTGACGGCTTGAAAATAGTGGATTTGGTATTTACAGAGGTAGTTGAATAG
- a CDS encoding iron-containing alcohol dehydrogenase, which translates to MKNFNYNIPTKILFGKGKVEKLGSEISKYTSKVLLVYGMSSIKRSGLYNLIKKQLADFNIECFELAGVDPNPRIESVYEGAKICKENNIGLVLAAGGGSVIDCAKAIAAQVKYEGDVWQDFYVDNKLGELRDALPVASILTLAATGSEMNGNSVISKMDTNEKIGIGHAKLRPVFSILDPTYTFTVNKFHTAAGVVDIMSHVFEQYFSPDKRGYLQSRLMEGILKTAINFGPVALKDPENYEARANLMWAGSLALNGMLSCGKESTDWATHAMEHELSAQYDITHGMGLGILTPYWMDYVLSEENAHRFVDYAKNVWGIEGDCEMSVARKAIAKTREFFTSLGTPKTLTEVGIDHEKFEIMAERAVKNGPLGTMQALEKEDVLEIFTMAL; encoded by the coding sequence ATGAAAAACTTTAATTACAATATCCCCACGAAGATCCTTTTCGGAAAGGGTAAAGTTGAAAAATTGGGATCTGAAATAAGTAAATACACTTCTAAGGTGCTTCTGGTATATGGAATGTCGAGCATAAAGAGATCGGGGCTTTATAATCTGATCAAAAAACAGCTTGCTGATTTTAATATTGAATGTTTCGAATTAGCAGGAGTAGACCCAAATCCAAGAATAGAAAGTGTCTACGAGGGAGCAAAAATATGCAAAGAAAATAATATAGGACTTGTACTAGCCGCTGGTGGGGGGAGTGTCATCGACTGTGCCAAAGCCATAGCTGCCCAGGTAAAGTATGAAGGAGACGTGTGGCAGGACTTTTATGTAGACAATAAACTCGGAGAACTCCGTGATGCCCTTCCTGTAGCCTCTATACTGACTCTGGCAGCTACAGGAAGTGAGATGAACGGAAACTCTGTCATCTCCAAAATGGATACAAATGAAAAAATCGGGATAGGACATGCAAAATTAAGGCCTGTCTTTTCCATCCTCGACCCAACCTATACATTTACAGTTAATAAATTTCATACTGCAGCTGGTGTTGTAGATATAATGAGTCATGTTTTTGAGCAGTATTTCTCACCAGACAAGAGAGGATACCTTCAGAGCAGACTTATGGAAGGAATATTAAAGACAGCTATTAACTTTGGTCCTGTGGCTTTAAAAGACCCAGAAAATTATGAAGCCAGGGCAAATTTAATGTGGGCAGGTTCTCTAGCCCTAAACGGAATGCTGTCTTGCGGAAAGGAGTCTACAGACTGGGCCACACATGCCATGGAGCATGAGCTCAGTGCTCAGTATGACATTACCCACGGTATGGGGCTAGGGATATTGACACCTTATTGGATGGACTATGTTCTTTCTGAGGAAAATGCTCATAGATTTGTAGATTACGCCAAAAATGTATGGGGTATAGAGGGAGACTGTGAAATGAGTGTCGCTAGAAAGGCCATAGCAAAAACCAGAGAGTTTTTTACGTCACTTGGAACTCCAAAAACACTGACAGAAGTGGGGATAGACCATGAAAAATTTGAAATAATGGCAGAAAGAGCTGTTAAAAATGGACCTCTAGGTACCATGCAGGCTCTTGAAAAGGAAGATGTTCTGGAGATCTTTACAATGGCACTGTAA
- a CDS encoding nitroreductase family protein: MMIVNDEKCIGCGLCVKDCFPKDIELVDNKAKINNVTCFKCGHCIAVCPTDAITTDEYDMAEVIDYDKDTFQIDSDNLMNFIKFRRSIRQFKDKDVEEEKLSKIIEAGRFTETAGNMQDVSYIVVREGLQELRRLTLETLNDIGNKILSNITPDNIMYVKYAKLWVRMYDKYKENPDKEDELFFNAPAVIVVTANFQVNGVLASSNMELMTNALDLGALFSGFFVRAAEGNKEIREFLGIKEGKQVATCMVIGYPDISYKRTVPRKAAEVVWK; this comes from the coding sequence ATGATGATTGTCAACGATGAAAAATGTATAGGTTGTGGACTTTGTGTTAAAGACTGTTTTCCAAAGGATATAGAGTTGGTAGATAATAAGGCTAAAATTAACAATGTGACCTGCTTTAAATGTGGTCACTGTATAGCGGTCTGTCCGACAGATGCAATTACTACCGATGAATACGATATGGCAGAAGTTATAGATTATGACAAGGATACATTTCAGATAGATTCTGATAATTTGATGAATTTTATAAAATTCAGAAGGAGTATAAGGCAGTTTAAGGACAAAGATGTGGAAGAAGAAAAACTTTCAAAAATTATAGAGGCTGGTAGATTCACAGAAACAGCGGGGAATATGCAGGACGTATCTTATATTGTTGTTAGAGAAGGTTTACAGGAACTGAGAAGATTAACGTTAGAAACTCTAAATGATATAGGAAATAAAATTTTATCCAATATAACTCCAGATAATATTATGTATGTGAAGTATGCAAAACTTTGGGTAAGGATGTATGATAAATACAAAGAAAATCCAGATAAAGAAGATGAGCTATTCTTTAATGCACCTGCTGTTATAGTTGTAACTGCAAACTTTCAAGTTAACGGTGTTTTGGCATCTTCGAATATGGAGCTTATGACAAATGCCCTAGATCTCGGAGCTTTATTTAGCGGATTTTTTGTGAGGGCGGCAGAAGGGAACAAAGAGATAAGAGAGTTTCTTGGAATAAAAGAAGGAAAACAAGTTGCGACATGTATGGTAATAGGTTATCCAGATATAAGTTACAAAAGAACTGTGCCTAGAAAGGCTGCAGAAGTAGTTTGGAAGTAG
- a CDS encoding ATP-binding protein, with translation MITIFMGQIYMSPFSSWFRFSIAGVVLPIALLFFSDIPILITCAVIGFFIPFFRAFVEFLNVSNIEYIEAFHKYLPTIGYYLMYGLLFIALDIRNKRDKFSIFILSMWICDSTSNILELSIRNIWWDFPFKVAIFQAILVGFVRAFVVYLFYNFVLYVKNRYDKDKKDKEYKDSLIFVSKLKTEVFFLKKSIDDIEHTMEKSYLLYDELQEAELKNYALEISRNIHEIKKDYFRVVTGIESTLETEMEERNFTMSLFDVLQIIEDSTKKFLNSVDKDIYLKFDVKKNTKLINYLPLISLINNLIINSIEAIDKNGLITVEGTIENKNLVITVTDNGPGIEKEDLKLIFQPGFSTKYDLVSGKMSTGIGLSHVKNLVDEYYQGELYCDSIQNVFTSFTIKIPVTNLI, from the coding sequence GTGATAACTATATTTATGGGGCAGATATATATGAGTCCCTTTTCATCTTGGTTTAGATTCTCTATAGCAGGAGTAGTCCTGCCAATAGCTCTATTGTTTTTCTCAGACATACCTATCCTTATTACATGCGCTGTCATAGGATTTTTCATACCATTTTTTAGGGCCTTTGTTGAGTTTTTAAATGTTTCTAATATTGAATATATCGAAGCCTTTCACAAATATCTGCCAACTATAGGATATTACTTGATGTATGGTCTTTTATTTATAGCTCTAGATATAAGGAATAAAAGAGACAAATTTTCCATATTTATCTTGAGTATGTGGATATGCGATTCCACATCAAATATTCTTGAGCTTTCTATTAGAAATATTTGGTGGGATTTCCCATTTAAAGTCGCCATATTTCAAGCTATTTTAGTTGGATTTGTAAGAGCCTTTGTTGTTTATCTTTTTTATAACTTTGTTCTCTATGTAAAAAACAGATACGATAAGGACAAAAAAGATAAGGAATACAAGGACTCTCTTATTTTTGTTTCAAAACTTAAAACTGAAGTTTTCTTTTTAAAAAAATCAATAGATGATATAGAGCACACCATGGAGAAAAGTTATCTTCTCTATGATGAGCTTCAAGAGGCCGAACTGAAAAATTATGCTCTTGAAATTTCTAGAAATATTCACGAGATAAAAAAAGATTACTTTAGAGTAGTTACTGGAATAGAGAGCACCCTAGAAACAGAAATGGAAGAACGTAACTTTACTATGTCTCTTTTTGACGTACTGCAGATCATAGAAGATAGTACGAAAAAATTTCTAAATTCAGTAGACAAAGATATTTACCTGAAGTTCGACGTCAAAAAAAATACAAAACTGATAAATTATCTTCCTCTAATATCGCTGATTAACAACCTTATTATTAACTCAATTGAAGCCATTGACAAAAATGGGTTGATAACAGTAGAGGGAACCATAGAAAACAAAAATCTAGTGATCACAGTCACTGACAACGGGCCGGGTATTGAAAAAGAAGATTTAAAACTTATTTTCCAGCCTGGATTTTCCACTAAATATGATTTAGTCTCTGGAAAGATGTCAACTGGTATCGGACTTTCCCACGTAAAGAACTTAGTAGATGAATATTACCAGGGTGAACTCTACTGTGATAGTATACAAAATGTTTTTACTTCATTTACCATAAAAATACCAGTTACCAATCTAATATAA